A stretch of DNA from Pirellulales bacterium:
GGCGTGGCGGTGACCCTAATTGCACCGCAGTTGTTCGTCACGTTTTTTGAGTGGAATTCATCGCTTTTTTTGGGCTTCGTTTTGGCGAGCTGGCTTATACTGCGCGCGATTTTATCGCTCTTGGGCGGCAAACTGGCGGACGGGAAACCGCTCGCCCGCAGCAAGCGACGCTCCGCGGTTGTGTTGGGGTTGACGCTCTGCGTGCTGACCATCACAGGCGTGGGCATTTACGATATATGCGGTTATTTCGAAAAGCAAAGTCAGCTGTTTGAGAAAGTGCTGCTGCAAAGGCGAAATTTTTTCGGCACGCTGCGAGTCGATGATCGCAAAATCAACGATCCGGAAAGCGAGATTCACGTTCTCAATCACGGGCGGATCACGCACGGTTTGCAATACACCAGCGAAGATCGTCGACACATTCCCACCACGTATTACGCGCCGGAAACCGGCGTGGGGCGGGCCATCGGCTTTTATCGCGAAAATAAAAACTTGCACGGTCTGCGGATTGGCGCCGTGGGCTTGGGCACAGGCACCTTGGCCGCTTATGCCGAACAGGGCGATTCTATTCGCTTTTACGAAATCAATCCCGCGGTTATCGCCATCACTGAACCTGGCGAGTATTTCACGTATTTGAAAGATTGCCGTCAGCGCGGCGCGAAATACGAGATAGAATTAGGCGACGCGCGGCTGACGCTGGACCGCGAACTGCAAAACCACGAGCCACAAAAATTTCACGTGCTGGTGCTCGATGCTTTCAGCGGCGACGCCATTCCCGTGCACTTGCTGACACAGGAGGCATGCCAAATTTATGTCGAACAACTGGCCAAAGCGGCAGATGGCGACGAGGATGGGGCCATTGCCGTACACATCACCAATCGTTACGTTGATTTGGAGCCGATCGTGTTGGGTCTGGCCGAGAAATATGGTCTCGACCATGTTCTCATCTCCAACGAAGGAGGCGAGAATCAAATGTACCGGTCCGACTGGATGATTCTCACGCACAACCGCGACTTGCTGGCGGCACTGTCCCCCTTTGCCGAGCCGCCGCCGGAAGAGCGCGATCCGCCTGAGAAAAAGAGGCCAATTTTGTGGACCGACGATCGCAGCAATCTATTCGACGTGCTGAAGTGAGAAGCAATTAGCTACTCCGACTTTCCGGCTAATCGCTAACTGCTAGTCGTTAACCTCTATCTGGACAAACATTGGTGCGGCGGTCCAGAGGCGGAACCAGTCGCGCAGGTCGGCGGCGAGTTGGTCGATTTCGCCGACATACACGGCCGCGGCGGCGGCAATGGCGTCGCCAACGGTTTGGCCACGCTGCAATGCGTCTAGCACCACAAATTGCGGATGACTGAGCTCGTACCGCCGCACCACATAATCGCGCCGAGTAATCGCCAGCCATGCGTTTTGCAGCGGCGGAATAGTGGCGTTGCCGTTGCCTTGTTTCATCCGCGTGTAATAGTTGTTCAACGAAAAACGGAGCGACAGCAACCGCAAACAGGGGGCCACTGTCAGGCGCGCCTGCGGCCATTGCTTGGGGTCGATGGCCGATAATTCGTTGTCGAATGTCAAAGGGCGTCTTTCCAGGCCCGGGCCGTCGAACACTTCGCTTACGGTTCGCTCCAATGTCGCCAGGTCGATTAAAAAATCGGCCCATCCGGGTATGGTTGCGTCGCCTTCAGCGGCGGGTTTGGTTTCGCTGAGATACGAAACGAATTTTTCACCCAACTTTGCCAGCGTGTAACTTTGGGACGGACAGCGCTGGAGATAATCGACGGCGAACTCGGCAAACGCATCGTCGCCGACGGCGCGATGGAACACTGGAAATTCCGCTTGAAGGCACTCGATGAGCCGGGTATAGTAGGCACCGGCGTATACGGCCAAGCGATCGACGCTCGATTGGCGGAGCGAGGGCTCGACAATTTGCTCCAGTTGTGCGGGCGCTATTTCCAGATGGGACTGTGTGGCTGGCGCTGCCAAACCGGCTTCCACGCCGCCGGGATGCGTGATGACCGATTGCATCCACCGCTGCACATTCTCGAGCGATTGCTGTTTCATATTCTTGCCTTTTCACCAGCGACTTTCACTCCACTTCGGCCAATACCAGCGTTGCCGGATGTGGCGGTGTGACGGAAGCTCGATGTTCCAAAGACGCCGCCGCGCCGGAAAAATCGACGACGCCCTGGTTCACGGGGGTCAACTTCGCAGTCATATATTTCCGCGCTTTCAACACTTCCGCATGCACCACCGGAAACGGCGGAATTTTGGCGTCCCACTCTAACAACGAGGCTACGCCGCCGGTCTTTTCATGCGCCAGCCGGTATAACTCCCACACGGGGTCAACCACGTGGTTGTCGTGCGTGTCGAGTAAATGCGTGCGGCAAGGTGTGTGCCCGGCCAAGTGCATTTGCACAATTCGGTGGTGCGGCAATTTGCAGATGTACTCGGCGGGATCAAAATCGTGATTCCTGCTCGAAACGTACACGTTGTTCACGTCCAGCAGCAGGGCGCAGTCGGTTTGCTCGGCCACGCGGGCCAGAAATTCCCATTCGCTCATGGATGAAGCGGCAAACGTGACATAACTGCTGGGATTTTCCAAGACCAGCGGCCGCTCTAAAAAATCTTGCACCGTGCGCACACGCCGGACCACATGCCGCAAAGTTTCCTCGTTGAAGGGGAGGGGAAGCAAATCGTGCGTGTTCATTCCCAGGACGCCCGTCCAACATAAGTGGTCGGAGATCCAGCGAGCGTTCACTTCACGAGCGAGCCGTTTTAGTTTCGCCAAGTAATCGAAATTCAGTGGATCGGTGCTGCCAATCGATAGTGATACGCCATGCATCACCACGGGATAACGCTCGGCGATTTGCTCCAGCACATAGCGCGGGCGGCCGCCGGAATCGATAAAGTTTTCTGAAATAATTTCGAACCAATCGACCGCCGGGCGATGTTCCAAAATGTGCGAAAAATGGGCACTCCGCAATCCGACGCCTAAGCCCAGGTTCGGATATTCAAGTCTTGAGGTGGCCATTGAAGGCTCGGCGAATGGAAATCGAGAATCAACAAGAACTGGCGGTCCATCACGAATCGCTCGAAAACCGCAACCTAAAGGATGACGCATCACGTGGCACCTTTCCAGGACCACCTCAGGATATTATGGTGATTTGTTGTAGAAATTGATGCGAAGCACGATGCCCCACTTGCCGTTAAAATTCTTTTTCAATTTGCGAGAAGCTGATGAGTGCCGAGGCCCGTTTGACAGAACTGCAACTACAACTGCCGCCAGCCCCTAAACCGGTGGGTCTTTACAAACCCATCGTGATTAGTGAGAAATGGGCATATCTTTCGGGCCACGGTCCGTTGCGGGCCGATAAATCGTTGATTACAGGTCGCGTGGGAAGCGACTTGGATTTGAAGGCGGGCCAGGCTGCCGCACGGCAAACCGGCCTCGCCATTTTGGCGACGCTGCGCGAAGCGCTGGGGAGCCTGGACCGCGTCAAGCGAATCATCAAAACGTTTGGGCTCGTCAATTGCACGCCGGAATTTCATCAACAACCGGCCGTGTTGAACGGTTTTAGCGAACTGATGGCGGAAGTGTTTGGACCCGATGCGGGAGTGGGGGCCCGCAGCGCCGTGGGCGCCGCCGCGTTGCCGGGAGACATGGCGGTTGAAGTGGAAGCGATATTTGAAATCGGCTAGGGCTTATCCCCTTGCCGTAGCGGGGAGATGTGAACATGACCCAAACGGGGCAGAAAGCCCATGCGCGCTTTGGGGCGGCGCTTTCTTTACAGCCAGACAGCGGCGCGGCAGTGGATGAAGCGTGCCGGGCGGCATTATCGCAATTGGGAACGAAGCCTGATTTGGCGGTGGTGTTTGTGTCTCCGCACCATCGCGGGCAGTTGGCTCAAGTGGCTGTGCAAGTGTGTGATGCGATTGGTTCTGAAGCCTTGTTGGGCTGCACGGGGGAATCAATAATCGGTGGAAATCGCGAAATTGAGTCGCAACCAGCGGTTTCGGTCTGGCTGGCCTCTCTGCCAAACACCACCATAAAATTGATGCACCTGAATTTTGAACAGACTCGTGAAGGGAGCATTTTTACCGGCTGGCCGGCCGATTTGCCGGAGCCCTGGCCTGCTGAGAGCGCGATGCTGCTATTGGGCGAGCCGTTCAGTTTTCCAGCGGACGAAGTGGTGCGGCGCTTCAACGAAGATCATCCCGGCGCGCCGGTGTTAGGCGGCATGGCTTCCGGTGGGGTAGCGCCGGGCGAAAATCGCCTTGTTTTGGGACGCGGCGAACAAATTCAAGGGGCGGTGGCGGCACTCCTTTATGGCAGCGTGCGAATTCGAAGCGTCGTCTCGCAGGGTTGCCGACCGGTAGGCAAACCCTATGTGATCACGCGGGCCGAATCGAACGTTATTCAAGAATTGGGGGGAGCGCCGCCGTTGAGCCGCTTGCAAGAAGTGTTTCAAACGCTTACCGAGCAGGAACGCTGGCAAGCGCGGCGTGGGTTGCACGTGGGCCGAGTGTTGAGCGAATATCAAGATGAATTTCATCGCGGCGATTTTTTGGTGCGCAACGTCATCGGCGTCGATCCCAACACGGGAGCTATCGCTGTGGGCGATTATATGCGCACCGGGCAAACGGTGCAGTTTCACA
This window harbors:
- a CDS encoding RidA family protein is translated as MSAEARLTELQLQLPPAPKPVGLYKPIVISEKWAYLSGHGPLRADKSLITGRVGSDLDLKAGQAAARQTGLAILATLREALGSLDRVKRIIKTFGLVNCTPEFHQQPAVLNGFSELMAEVFGPDAGVGARSAVGAAALPGDMAVEVEAIFEIG
- a CDS encoding DNA-binding domain-containing protein, producing the protein MKQQSLENVQRWMQSVITHPGGVEAGLAAPATQSHLEIAPAQLEQIVEPSLRQSSVDRLAVYAGAYYTRLIECLQAEFPVFHRAVGDDAFAEFAVDYLQRCPSQSYTLAKLGEKFVSYLSETKPAAEGDATIPGWADFLIDLATLERTVSEVFDGPGLERRPLTFDNELSAIDPKQWPQARLTVAPCLRLLSLRFSLNNYYTRMKQGNGNATIPPLQNAWLAITRRDYVVRRYELSHPQFVVLDALQRGQTVGDAIAAAAAVYVGEIDQLAADLRDWFRLWTAAPMFVQIEVND
- a CDS encoding FIST N-terminal domain-containing protein, which codes for MTQTGQKAHARFGAALSLQPDSGAAVDEACRAALSQLGTKPDLAVVFVSPHHRGQLAQVAVQVCDAIGSEALLGCTGESIIGGNREIESQPAVSVWLASLPNTTIKLMHLNFEQTREGSIFTGWPADLPEPWPAESAMLLLGEPFSFPADEVVRRFNEDHPGAPVLGGMASGGVAPGENRLVLGRGEQIQGAVAALLYGSVRIRSVVSQGCRPVGKPYVITRAESNVIQELGGAPPLSRLQEVFQTLTEQERWQARRGLHVGRVLSEYQDEFHRGDFLVRNVIGVDPNTGAIAVGDYMRTGQTVQFHIRDEVTADEDLRHLLRTAVMTGGEPAPAGALLFSCNGRGTRMFSSSNHDINCLRDILGDIPVAGFFAQGEIGPVGNQNFLHGFTASVALFDG
- a CDS encoding DUF692 domain-containing protein, producing MATSRLEYPNLGLGVGLRSAHFSHILEHRPAVDWFEIISENFIDSGGRPRYVLEQIAERYPVVMHGVSLSIGSTDPLNFDYLAKLKRLAREVNARWISDHLCWTGVLGMNTHDLLPLPFNEETLRHVVRRVRTVQDFLERPLVLENPSSYVTFAASSMSEWEFLARVAEQTDCALLLDVNNVYVSSRNHDFDPAEYICKLPHHRIVQMHLAGHTPCRTHLLDTHDNHVVDPVWELYRLAHEKTGGVASLLEWDAKIPPFPVVHAEVLKARKYMTAKLTPVNQGVVDFSGAAASLEHRASVTPPHPATLVLAEVE